In a single window of the Daphnia carinata strain CSIRO-1 chromosome 4, CSIRO_AGI_Dcar_HiC_V3, whole genome shotgun sequence genome:
- the LOC130695022 gene encoding uncharacterized protein LOC130695022: MDSSTAANQPLIEGSNFGSGTYDDRSFRRHNCHFTPFVLNDRQAAVVAAVYAICASSITFFGYCFLAVATSYQAKHMADVYWGVQASYAAVMMAELTSLCLSTTLLIAIYQENCSLMVPWVLGFIGSISLEALAIVYSNVLRDHINQGFDQLCHFEVGVFLSKTFVNVIVIGAVVRLYRQLKDGVTWRVNDIYEL; encoded by the exons ATGGATTCGTCAACGGCAGCCAATCAGCCCCTAATCGAAGGCAGCAATTTCGGTTCGGGCACATACGACGACCGATCATTTCGCAGACACAATTGTCATTTCACTCCATTCGTTCTCAACGATCGCCAAGCTGCCGTTGTCGCCGCCGTTTACGCAATA tgtGCGTCCTCAATCACCTTCTTCggctattgttttttggcCGTCGCTACGTCTTATCAAGCCAAACATATGGCCGACGTGTACTGGG GAGTACAAGCCTCATACGCCGCCGTCATGATGGCGGAATTAACGTCGCTATGTCTTTCCACCACTCTGTTGATCGCCATTTATCAG GAGAATTGTTCGCTGATGGTTCCGTGGGTGTTGGGCTTCATAGGTTCCATTTCCTTAGAAGCGCTAGCCATAGTCTATTCAAATGTTCTTCGTGACCATATCAATCAG GGTTTTGATCAGTTGTGCCACTTTGAAGTAGGCGTCTTCCTATCAAAGACTTTCGTCAAC GTGATCGTTATTGGCGCTGTGGTACGCCTCTATCGACAG CTAAAAGACGGTGTCACATGGAGAGTCAACGACATTTACGAATTGTAA